The Meriones unguiculatus strain TT.TT164.6M chromosome 6, Bangor_MerUng_6.1, whole genome shotgun sequence genomic interval gcagaggccagaagagggcgtgaggtcctggagctggagttggcaGTTTTGAGCTGCCCAGGTAGTTTAGCGTGAACTTGGGCCttgtgcaagagcagccagtgctcatgaCTGCCTGACCATCACCTACACTGTTGAGTCCATGTCTTCACACATGTAGCTTGACTGAACACTAGTGCTGAGGTGTTTTATTCCCATGGAGGTGGCCAGGCTGTGCTCACACTGAGGAAGACTCAGGGATCCTCTGCTTTCTCTGAATAAGAAGACTTTCTCTGACATAAAATATTGAATATTCATGAAGCTGCGATAACACTAATGTTCAGCATTTCGGGTTGCTTGTGTTTGGATAAACCTTCCTGCTGGAGATTAACCCTGAGCGTGCTCAGCAAGTGCTCCAACCCTGAGCCACGCCCCAGCTGTGCTGTCTCTGAGCATGGAGACAGTGTTCCAGTTGCAGCGCCACTGAATACTGCTGtcacctttctttctttaaaggaatttctttttctattttaaaggaAGCCTTCTTTctgtatcttttaatttttattttgataaacaATTATTACAATGTTGAACTAGAACCGAGATTggaggctgcagaggtggctcagaggctaGGTCTCCTTGCTGCCCTTGCGGAGGACTTGATTTCCCTTCCAGCATCATGGaggagctcacaaccacctacaatgCCAGCTTCAGGGAGCTGTGACACcctcttcctgtcttctctgaGGCCAtctgcgcgtgcacacacacacacacacacacacacacacacacacactaaaatcttagttttatttcttttttgagtaTTTGGTATCAGACTTTGAAGTtgcattttaagtttttcttgtAGTCTCTGAAATTGAAAAGCTCAGTTTTGGTAACTCCAGGTCACACAGCACTCGTGTTTATGGTACACTTGAAAGAGTTCCCactttgttttgtatttaaataGCAGTAATTTCAATGGTGCCTGTGGGACCACAGGTAACTGGTCCTGTTAAGGAGTCAGCtcttagagaggcagaggcctCGGGAGGACACTGGGTGTGGGCTGTGGGAGACTGAGCATCGGGCTGGGCCCGCCAGGAGGAGCTGGCAAAGGGAAGGAGGCCACTGGCTTGGAGGCCAACGCGCACTGGGGCTGGCAGTGGATGCGAGGAGGCTTGATTCATGTCTGTGAGTGGTATGTCCTGTCTCACTGGTGTGTTACACTGTGAATCCACCTCCACACAGAGCGTCACGGCCGTGACACTGCTGGAGGAAGGTGGCCACACATAGACACCACGCAGGGGTTCGTGTCCCCGGCTGAACTTGACCTAGGAGCTTAGAAATTAAGCCAATGCCAAGATTGTCTTTCTCTGGGAGGGAGGTGAGGGGGGACTGATCGAGGGCCCGGGCCTGAGCTGTGAACGGGGCAAATTTGAGGCTCGTCTCACTGACAGGCGGGACTGGTGTGCAGGTTGGGTCCACACAGGACAGAGCTGGCACCCCACACAGCATGGAAACCGAGGTGTGAAAGCCCTCCATCCATGCGGTGGGTGCTGTCGCCGTACCTCAGCTCCCGCCTCCTTTCCGCTCTAGACAGCATCCGTGGCTACTTCGGGGAGACCATTGCGCTGTACTTCGGGTTCCTGGAGTACTTCACCTTCGCCCTGGTCCCCATGGCGGTCATCGGGCTGCCCTACTACCTGTTCGTGTGGGAGGACTACGACAAATATGTCATCTTTGCCTCGTTCAACCTCATCTGGTCCACAGTGATCCTGGAGGTGTGGAAACGCGGCTGTGCCAGCATGGCCTATCGCTGGGGGACGCTGGTCATGAAGAGGCAGTTTGAGGAGCCCCGGCCGGGTTTTCACGGGGTCCTGGGCGTCAACGCTGTCACCGGCAGGGAGGAGCCGCTGTACTCCAGCTACAGGCGGCAGCTGCGCATCTACCTGGTGTCGCTGCCCTTCGTGTGCCTCTGCCTGTGCCTCTCGCTCCACGTCATGATGGTGTACTTTGACATGGAGGCCTGGGCCTTGGGCGTCCACGAGCGCAGCGGGGCCGAGTGGACCGGCCTCCTGCTGTATGTGCCCAGCATAGTCTATGCCGTCGTGATTGAGGTCATGAACCGCCTCTACCGATACGCTGCCGAGTTCCTGACGTCGTGGGGTAAGCCTCCGCACGTGTCCCGGGGCTCGCGTGCCTTCAGGAGGTGCTGCTGGGGgtcagagggctggggagagtgGCTGCGCTGCTAAAGGCGCCTGCCTTCAAGTCTGAGGACCCGAGTTTCATCCCTGAGAGCCGCCCCTGGCACTGGGGAAGCCACACCTGTGCACATACACAGGCATGCGCGGCCCTCATACATACCACACaggataaaaacaggaaaatgagtTGTTGCGTGGATGGCTGGGCTCACGGCCACTGCCGGCGGAGAGGACAGGGTCCTCGGCTGTGCTGTGAAGACTAAGATGGCTCATCCGTGGCCACTGATCTCCGTGCTGTGGCTTCCGCAGTGCCAGCTTATCCAGGGTGCATGCTAGTGTCTGGGCACCCCCCCAACCCCGGTCCTCATCCTCACCTTCTCGGGGACCGTGaatcagcccccccccccccatggataAGGACCTATGGCTGCTTGGCGTGGCCCCAACAATATATAGCAGAGTCAAGGCAGCACAGACACGTCTGTGCAGGACCTGTCCAGCACCATCCATTACACGCTGAGGGGAGACTGAAGGAGAAAGTGTCTCCGGGGACAGGATTTGTGTCCCACTGTCCCCAGGACAGCTCAAGGGTGGGGACTCCTGCATGCGTCTGTGTAGAGAAGAAGCTGGGTCGAGCTAAGTGCAGCTCACAGGCCGTTCAGTGTCTGTCCACTTCTGTGGGAAGAGGTCTGGGCCTTGACTTCATGGACCCAACGTTTGAAGGTTCTGCCAGGCCGCCACGGCTGTCTTTGTGCCGGGCCATTTGTTCTCCACAGCACACAGGCAGCAGCCAGTCCTCACAGCGGGCAGGAGGCAGCATGGTGGCCTGAGGTTGGCTAGTGTCCACTTGAGGTTAGAAGGCCAGTCCTCGCTGCGGAGCCCCTCGTGGGGCCTTTGCTCCTGCTTCTGCTGTGTCGGGTCACTGCGCCGTGTCTGCAGTTCTAGGCCGGGGTAGACCCCGAGTTCTCGTCATGTCAGTCCTCGTCGGAGGGCTGTCCGAAACTGTGGTGCCCTCGCAGTGTGCACACTCTTCTTCCGGGCCGGGTGGCCGGCTGTGGGCTCGTTTGCTGGCCTTCCCGCACACAGTGTTGCCGTGGCGGAGGAGGGCGTGGCTGCCGTGGGAGGAGGGCGTGGCTGCCGTGGCGGAGGGCGTGGCTGCCGTGGAGGAGGGTGTGCCGGGGTGGATGCTCTTGCTGGCACGGGCTGGCTGGAGCTGGCAGCCCGAATGCCCTCCGAGCCCAGCCCCGCTGACTGACCCCATGACGACACACCTGCAGCGATTCTCATCTGAGAtcatctctctccccctcccgcTGTAGAGAACCACAGACTGGAATCTGCCTACCAGAATCACCTCGTCCTGAAAGTGTTGGTGGTAAGTGGCGCGTCTTCGCTGTGGCAGCGTCTCTCCGCGGTGCCTCCGGGGTTCTCTGTGCGGGACAAGAGTGCAGTCTTCCAGGTCTGGGCTGCTGGCGGGGGGCTTCTGCCGTGGCTGGCTGGGCCCAGCCTCTCCACGGGACATGCAGCCTGGGCCCCACGGAGGGAGAGAAGGACCCTCCCCTGCAGCTCCCCGAGTGGGGCGGGGCGGGCCCTGGCCTCCTGGCTGCAGACTGGAGAACTGTGGGGCTCTGTGCGGTGCTCCTGCTCCTGAGGCCGCCCAGGCTCGGTGCTTCGAGGCTCCTCTCACCTCCAGGTTGATGGTCGAGCTCGGGCCTGGGACGGGGACGCAGCCCCAGGCTGCTGTCTGCAGCGGGGCCTTGGTTTGCAGGGGTTGCGTCGCTCTTAACTCTGTCGTCTTCTCTGGCAGTTCAACTTTCTGAATTGTTTTGCCTCGCTCTTCTACATTGCCTTTGTCCTGAGGGACATGAAGCTTCTGCGCCAGGTGAGTGTGGCTGACAgagtcctgggggggggggcacagacGGTCTCCTGCCCTAGAAAGAGCGCGCCCTGTGCTTTCCTTCCGCCCAGTTTTCCTTGATCACGCTCCACTTTACTGTTTGAGGTGGGGTCTCTCACTGCAcctgggttgccagtccagcaGGGCTAGCTGCCCAGGAAGCCCCCAAGATCGAGTGTCtctgtcccagcactggggtaCGCCTCTTCCCTCAGGGTCTGACTCGGGTCCTCCTGTTCCCACAGCAGGCGTTTTACTGATGGCGTCATCTCCCCAGCTCGGGACTGTGAAATATTTCAGTCACAGCGGTTCTCGCCCGCCCTAGGCCTGGCAGTGCCATTTGTAGCCACAGGCTATAGTGGGGATAGAGGACACAGAGCACAGCGCACTGTCAGGTTAACCCCGGTTCCTAAGGGCTCCGGACTGGCGACGCAGGCCGTGCTCTGCTCTGCCCCTGTGACCGTGACCTGTGCTTCTCCGCAGAGCTTGGCCACGCTGCTCATCACCTCCCAGGTCTTGAACCAGGTTGTGGAGTCTCTGCTCCCCTACTGGCTGCAGCGGAAGCACTGCGCGCAGCTCAAGAGGAAGGTGCGGGCCTTGAAGGCGGACGTTGACACAGCCCTGTACGAGCAAGTGCTCCTGGAGAAGGAAATGGGAACTTACCTGGTAAGCCAGAGCAAGGCACGCCACAGTGACGGTGACAGTCACACGTGCTCCTGAGTGTGCGCTCGTGCTCCTTGGCTCCGCTGTGGCATGGTTCTGCAGGAGCTCTGCAGCGGGTTCCCTGGCAGGAGCCACTTGGAGGTTAGAAGTGTGCATTCAGGTGCCTTTCAGACGCGAGGGCGGAGAGTCACTGGGCATTTCATAGAGGGGTGCAGGGAGCAGAGCGTGCGTGCATGGAGCCAGAGGAGAGCGAGCCTTTGTGTGCACAGAGTCAGAGGAGAGCGAGCCTGTGTGTGCACAGTCAGAGGAGAGCGAGCCTGTGTGCACAGAGTCAGAGGAGAGCGAGCATGTTTGTGCACAGAGTAAGAGGGGAGCAAGCATGTTTGTGCACAGAGTAAGAGGGGAGCAAGCCTGTGTGTACAGAGTCAGAGGAGAGCGAGCCTGTATGTGCAGTCAGATGAGCGCGAGCTTGTGTGTGCAGTCAATGGAGAGTGAGCCTATATGTGCACAGATGTGTGTCATGGCGTCATCCTGCGCTGAGTGGGGTGAGACTGGGGTTGAGCGGGTCATGGAGCCTGTGCTTTTCCTTGCTATGAGCAGCTCTCTACTGAGACAGTTCATGGCTCTGCTGTTCTGAGGAGAATCTCGTGGCTTATTAGAGCTTTGGTCCCTTGTGATGCAAACATCCAGCTCATGAAACCCAGCTCTGCCTTCACTCCTACCTGCTGAGGAGCTCCAAACACAACTTTACCCTCCGGGTCTCTCTACTGCTTTTTTCTAGGCTCATTGTGTGTTGTGcagaccccccacacacacaccgccacacgctctcacacacacacacacacacacacacacctgaggatGGATGGCACTGAAGCGACACGGCCAGACTCTTAGCCCTGATCTCTCCGGTGCTCACACACCGTCTTTCTTCATGAAGGTGACAGGACCTAGGACCACAGCCCCCTCTGTGCTGTGCCCAAGCTGAGCACAAGCGGACAGCGCTGTTGCTGGGCAGCGACTGATCAGGAGGCAGCTCCAGACTCCCGGCCCGGGCTGCGTTGTGAGCCTGTGCTGTGAAATGGGCGAGGCCGGAGGGTGATGCTCTTTCTTGTCATGCGCAGTCTCCCTGTCCCTGCTCCGCCAAGGTGGCGTGTGCGGGCCTCGGGAGGGACGGTGCTCAGCGCACACGCGTGCGGGCCGTCTCTGCGCACACTGCTCCCCACCGCTGTGTGTGCATGGAGTCAGAGGAGAGTGAGCATGTGTGCGTGGAGCGAGGCTGAGATAGTGTGGCTCCGATTTGGAGGAAGGCAGTTCGTCAGACGGTAACACTGAAACACAGCTGCCCCATCACTAAACAAACCCGAGAGTGCAACAGACTGCAAACGAAGCCCTGTCTCCTCCTGGGGCAGCCCTGGTCCCCTGCGCTCTCCCAGCCCGCTGCACCCGCAGCTTCGCATCCTGTAGCTGCAGGTTGAGGGCGCCCACCTCCAGCAGCTCAGCACCAGCCCGCTTAAACACCTTAAACATTGACATCGTGGTTACTTTAAAGGTGCTTTCCGTACGGTAACTCGTGGCACCAGTGAGTCAACAGCAGTGTCTTAGCATGTGCGGAAGCCATGTGGGGATGGGCTTAGAACCCACAGTAGCGCTGGAGAATCTCCACTTGCCTCACTCTCAGGGCTGGCCTCGTGACCATCCTCAGCATGTGACTGTGCTGCCCTGTGCCAGCCACAACAGAGCTGGCTTGACCCcatgctggggggggggagaccCTCGTGCTCGCGGGCGGCAGAGCTTAGAGGACTTTTTCTGTTTTCGAGTGACCAGGTCTGTGGGGTGCTGTGCTGTCGTGCCGTGCAGCGTGCCCCTCTTTTTAGCAGCTGAAGACTGCCCCTTGCTAGCATTTCAGTTACTCCCACATGACACTGGGCAATGCCGCTGTCTTTCCACGCTGCAGGGAACCTTTGATGACTACCTGGAGCTGTTCCTGCAGTTTGGCTATGTGAGCCTGTTCTCCTGTGTGTACCCACTAGCAGCTGCCTTCGCTGTGTTAAACAACTTCACCGAAGTCAACTCAGATGCCTTGAAAATGTGCAGGGTCTTCAAACGGCCATTTGCAGAGCCGTCGGCCAGTATTGGTGTGTGGCAGGTAATTTCAGGAAGAGCACTGTGAAAGCTATGGGTCATTGTTgggggaaagaaaaattctaaaacagaaaatttatacCCTAAACACCACTAAATGTTAGCAGAAAATAAGCTCAAGATTATTAGCAATAAGTCAGGTAAGAAAAGCAAACAGTAAAAACAGGGATTGATAGAAAACAAGTGTCTGACTTAAGTCCCAACATACCAATGATTACACTAACTATAAATGGCCTAAAGATGCAGATTAAAGACTGAGATTGGCAGAGTGGCTGAGAATGACCCAGGTATACCCTGTGTATTAGAAATAATTCACACAGGTTGATAATCAAAGGgtgaaagtaaaagaaagaaagaaggaatcattgctgaaaagaaaagagaaaagggcaaGCAGAGGCTGCTATTATACTATCTGAGGCAAAAGTTACCAGAGAGGAATGCTCTGccatgaaaagggggacaaattCTTAGAAAAACATCAACCTGAACTGTATATGGATCAAGCAACAGTTTTCACACAGGAGGGAGGCAAAAAAACTTgaacagaaaggagaaagagatgaaCCCATGTTGTAGTGAGGGATGAAAACACTCATGATGTTTTCCCAGGATGGAAGAAGAAGTCACCCACGAgtagagagggctcagtggtgccTTAACAGTGTCTGACAGAACAGCCAGTTATCTCTCAGGACAGAAAACACGTCAAAGAGTTGCAACTGTACACAGTATGTCTGTGACAATGAGCTCAAACCACAGTTAGTGACAGAAGATAACAGCAGGACCTCCAAACGCTGGAAAACCAGACAGCACGAAATTCTCATGAAAGAAAGATCGCAGATGAAGTCCAAAGATACACTAACCCAAAAGGAAAAGTGTGTGGGATGTGTCTAATAAGCAGGGTTGACAGGAACTCACTGCACTAGATGTTTATGCTGGAAAAGCAGCTCAGTGTTTGTTAAACGAAACGACAGGCCTAACGCAAAGCCAGTagacaggagagaagaaagagcagaTGTGTGGTTCCTTGAAAAGGCAAGCAGAGTGGCAGTGTGCAGTGCGGGCAGAGTGAGGTCTGTGTCTACAGCCTGGCAGCTGCTGGGGTCAGATGGGAGCTGCCACAGGAACCCGATAGCTAGTGGAAGTGACCCATCCTTCAAATGTggagagagcctcctgcctcagcccagcCAGTGATGGggtggagggggggaggggagacagacgAGAGCTGCCACAGGAACCCAATAGCTAGTGGAAGGGACCTGTTCTTCAAATGCggagagagcctcctgcctcagcccagcCAGTGATGGGGTGgaggacgggggggggggaacagagacatacagacagaaacaggcagacagacagagagatagaggatTAGATCATTCCTTTAAAAGTGCAGTCTCCTGCTGCAGCTCAGCCAATgagttggggagggaaggggcatctctgtgactgTGAAGGGAGCTGAGTCTAGAGTCCATATACCCAGAAGAAAAATCCTGGCTTAGATAACTATGCCACAAATTCCACTACCTAAAAAGAAGTCACACCAATTTTATAAAATTCTAGACAGTGGAGGAAGAGTGAGTGTTTCCGAgatcatcttctgtgacctggacCAGCAGCGATTCTTCagttggagggagggaagggggtcAGAGATAAAGAAGATGCCACAGGTGGGCTCGGAAGGTCCTGAAAAGATGTCTGTGCTGAGCAAGCTTATTAGGAAGCACAGCAACTTGCTTACGTCTTCcagggagaagagagacagagccaCAGAAACTAACACCCAGTGGGGCAGAATCAGCAGGAACTACCGCCCAGTAGGGCAGAGCCACAGAAACTACCCCACCCAGTGGGGCAGAGTTAGCAACAGGCTCATCAAGCTGCACAGTCCCACCAGCATCACAGACCCGCACACAGTGGCCTTGGCTGAGCAGTCCTGTCATCTAGGGTGGGGAGAGTTGGGTTTTCAGGACCCAAAGCTGAAGCTTCCCCAAGGCCCTGGCCTCAGTGTTACTACCTCGGACAAAATGTTCCTGATTTAGAGAAGTAGCAATGTTTCTTCTCCATAATCAGGGTCTTGGGGAAGGCCTCAGGTCAGTCTAGCCCTCAGTACTTAGGAAGCCACAGTTAACGTGATGGCAAAACCAGAATTAAGAAACAATAGGATCCCTCATGTATGGCAGAAGACATGGAGACAGTTGTGTGCTCAAACTGAAACAGTGCATGTACACAGATGGGCACGGTAAAGCTGCCATGGGGGTACTGTGCCAGCGTTCTTACTGCCCGTGGCATTCGACCGTGATTCCCAGACACATTTCTTGTGGGAGAATGACGTGAAGATGGTAGGACTCTCGTAAAGATGCATAGGCCCTATGTGTGAACTTACATACCTCATGAAGACATAAATTCACAAAGTACAGACCATAGATCAAGTTTACTTACAATAGCAAGTGATATAAGACCAAACAACTCATGATACCAATGGATAAGGGATGTGTAAAATCACTTTTTATGTTCAGTAGGATTAGAATTACTACCTAAACCAGAAAGGAAAGAATTGTAAACATAAAAGAGAAGGGACAGATAAAACCGTGTTTGGAGAAAATACAGTTTCATAATTGTGCCCTTGGGAGAACCCAGAGAATCAACTAGAAAATTGCCAGAGGTAACAAGAAGATATAGAAACTCACAGAATCAGAGGATCAGGCAGCCATTTTGTCTATCCGTGGACGAAGAGATGGAAGTCCAGCCTTGTGCCTGTCAGGATGAGCGGCTTCAGTTGGCAGGCAGCCGCCAAGAGCTTTAAAGTAACAGCTTAAAGCACAGGGTCCCTGTCAACAGCAGCATAGGACACAGGGACCTCCTGGTGGGACCCCAGCCAGTGTGCCGCCGCTGCTCCACGGAGGCCGGCCTCTGCATTCACCAGTGCACTGCAGGGACTTTGGTTCTTGTGATGAGTCTCGTGAACAGGGCCAGAGGTGGCCACACTCAGCCTGGCCGCCCTCGGGAGGAAAGCCTGGCCATGCTGCTTAGCAGCAGCCAAGCCAAAAGGATCTGAAACGCCCCTAGAGCAGTTTCCCTAAGCACAGAGAACCCTAGCAGGACAGACAG includes:
- the Ano10 gene encoding anoctamin-10 isoform X1; protein product: MRVTLSTLDTSESSFTPLVVIELAPDVKEETKEWLKNKIIAKKKDGGAQLLFRPLLNKYEKETLGNQNLYLVGASTIRLLLGAEAVGLVKECADAAMRAFTYGTRHNFKGFHDNNDDFLTMAECQFIVKHELENLRARDERMIPGYPQARLYPGKSLLRRLLTSGIVTQVFPLHDPEALKKLEDEWYTRFALKYQPIDSIRGYFGETIALYFGFLEYFTFALVPMAVIGLPYYLFVWEDYDKYVIFASFNLIWSTVILEVWKRGCASMAYRWGTLVMKRQFEEPRPGFHGVLGVNAVTGREEPLYSSYRRQLRIYLVSLPFVCLCLCLSLHVMMVYFDMEAWALGVHERSGAEWTGLLLYVPSIVYAVVIEVMNRLYRYAAEFLTSWENHRLESAYQNHLVLKVLVFNFLNCFASLFYIAFVLRDMKLLRQSLATLLITSQVLNQVVESLLPYWLQRKHCAQLKRKVRALKADVDTALYEQVLLEKEMGTYLGTFDDYLELFLQFGYVSLFSCVYPLAAAFAVLNNFTEVNSDALKMCRVFKRPFAEPSASIGVWQLAFETMSVISVVTNCALIGMSPQVNALFPESKTDLVLIVVAVEHALLALKFILAFAIPDKPRHIQMKLARLEFESLEALKQQQMKLVAESLKEESQEDGKEAT
- the Ano10 gene encoding anoctamin-10 isoform X3; this translates as MRVTLSTLDTSESSFTPLVVIELAPDVKEETKEWLKNKIIAKKKDGGAQLLFRPLLNKYEKETLGNQNLYLVGASTIRLLLGAEAVGLVKECADAAMRAFTYGTRHNFKGFHDNNDDFLTMAECQFIVKHELENLRARDERMIPGYPQARLYPGKSLLRRLLTSGIVTQVFPLHDPEALKKLEDEWYTRFALKYQPIVILEVWKRGCASMAYRWGTLVMKRQFEEPRPGFHGVLGVNAVTGREEPLYSSYRRQLRIYLVSLPFVCLCLCLSLHVMMVYFDMEAWALGVHERSGAEWTGLLLYVPSIVYAVVIEVMNRLYRYAAEFLTSWENHRLESAYQNHLVLKVLVFNFLNCFASLFYIAFVLRDMKLLRQSLATLLITSQVLNQVVESLLPYWLQRKHCAQLKRKVRALKADVDTALYEQVLLEKEMGTYLGTFDDYLELFLQFGYVSLFSCVYPLAAAFAVLNNFTEVNSDALKMCRVFKRPFAEPSASIGVWQLAFETMSVISVVTNCALIGMSPQVNALFPESKTDLVLIVVAVEHALLALKFILAFAIPDKPRHIQMKLARLEFESLEALKQQQMKLVAESLKEESQEDGKEAT
- the Ano10 gene encoding anoctamin-10 isoform X2 — encoded protein: MRVTLSTLDTSESSFTPLVVIELAPDVKEETKEWLKNKIIAKKKDGGAQLLFRPLLNKYEKETLGNQNLYLVGASTIRLLLGAEAVGLVKECADAAMRAFTYGTRHNFKGFHVRRLLTSGIVTQVFPLHDPEALKKLEDEWYTRFALKYQPIDSIRGYFGETIALYFGFLEYFTFALVPMAVIGLPYYLFVWEDYDKYVIFASFNLIWSTVILEVWKRGCASMAYRWGTLVMKRQFEEPRPGFHGVLGVNAVTGREEPLYSSYRRQLRIYLVSLPFVCLCLCLSLHVMMVYFDMEAWALGVHERSGAEWTGLLLYVPSIVYAVVIEVMNRLYRYAAEFLTSWENHRLESAYQNHLVLKVLVFNFLNCFASLFYIAFVLRDMKLLRQSLATLLITSQVLNQVVESLLPYWLQRKHCAQLKRKVRALKADVDTALYEQVLLEKEMGTYLGTFDDYLELFLQFGYVSLFSCVYPLAAAFAVLNNFTEVNSDALKMCRVFKRPFAEPSASIGVWQLAFETMSVISVVTNCALIGMSPQVNALFPESKTDLVLIVVAVEHALLALKFILAFAIPDKPRHIQMKLARLEFESLEALKQQQMKLVAESLKEESQEDGKEAT